The uncultured Desulfuromonas sp. genome has a segment encoding these proteins:
- a CDS encoding hemolysin III family protein, translating to MKTPSPSARYTAAEEVANSLTHAVGTLLSIAAVTVLVVYAARQGSVWHITSSSIFGASLIFLYVSSTLYHLLRHPQKKARLRIFDHIAILLLIAGTYTPFTLITLHGVWGWSLFAAVWALAISGIFIEFSQLRYRRHFSIALYVAMGWMIVMAIKPLLDALPAAGFVLLLCGGLSYTLGISFYLWRRLPYHHAIWHLFVLAGSILHFYSIYLYVLPKAI from the coding sequence ATGAAAACCCCATCACCCAGTGCCCGCTACACGGCCGCTGAAGAAGTCGCTAACAGTCTGACCCATGCCGTCGGCACCCTGCTCTCCATTGCCGCGGTGACCGTCCTGGTCGTCTATGCCGCGCGCCAGGGTTCCGTCTGGCACATCACCAGTTCATCGATTTTCGGTGCGTCACTGATTTTTCTCTATGTCTCGTCGACGCTCTACCATCTGCTGCGCCATCCGCAGAAAAAAGCCCGATTGCGCATCTTTGATCACATCGCCATCCTGCTGCTTATTGCCGGCACCTATACGCCGTTCACCCTGATCACCCTGCACGGCGTGTGGGGCTGGAGTCTGTTTGCCGCGGTATGGGCGTTGGCGATCAGTGGCATTTTTATCGAGTTCAGTCAGCTACGCTACCGCCGTCACTTTTCCATCGCCCTCTATGTGGCCATGGGCTGGATGATCGTCATGGCCATCAAACCGCTGCTCGATGCTCTGCCCGCCGCCGGTTTTGTTCTGCTGCTGTGCGGTGGACTCAGCTACACCCTCGGCATCAGCTTCTACCTGTGGCGACGGTTACCCTACCATCATGCGATCTGGCATCTGTTTGTGCTGGCCGGTAGTATTCTCCATTTTTATTCGATTTATCTTTATGTGTTACCCAAAGCGATTTGA
- a CDS encoding methyl-accepting chemotaxis protein: MAFFQSIYRSLEQSLFNSLTKKIAGNMLFVLMGCVALGGVLYWQQQAVNTAVASLTAVELKARIAQIHSISHGWMIAILLITLGVIVVQILFLRFMIVRPLHQITEIFDEIGHGEGDLSRDIPLVTYDEIRDLGVGYNHFMEKLREIIGRVREQGVEIAVGSASVGKQVKETTAVSLRQGELADAIYASSQESTGATSEIADNAQSIQAATSQQLDQARNSLSRLQEAGEHIGVVDEKLVDFVATVQGLDEKSKGIEEVVALIQSISNQTGLLALNAAVEAARAGEAGRGFAVVAEEVKNLSNQVSDATNNIATTLHDMIVGVRSTQEGTDVISEHINSTKKVVDESCVMFTDMVNDFEETHDSLHRISASVEELSAASNMVHENISQVKQLSGGVVTAMKQASDFSEQLNGTTQTMQEMVSHFVIGRGSFEQILHTARRYRDLLQQRIDAMARQGVHVFDGSYQEIPGTDPVKYSTAYDQKFETACQPIYDEVVQQVNGGLFCLCVDRNGYAPTHNSFYSRPLTGDHETDLAQSRDKRIFNDPVGLAAARNTGTFLLQTYCRDTGELASDLSLPIQINGQHWGAIRVGLNPQGLLNH; the protein is encoded by the coding sequence ATGGCTTTTTTTCAATCAATCTACCGTTCTCTTGAGCAGAGTCTGTTCAATTCCCTGACGAAAAAAATTGCCGGTAACATGCTGTTTGTCCTGATGGGCTGTGTGGCTCTCGGCGGCGTGCTTTATTGGCAGCAGCAGGCGGTCAACACAGCGGTCGCTTCACTGACTGCGGTCGAATTGAAGGCTCGCATCGCCCAGATTCACAGCATTTCCCACGGGTGGATGATCGCCATCTTGCTGATCACACTGGGTGTGATTGTTGTCCAGATTCTTTTTCTCCGTTTTATGATTGTCCGCCCCTTGCATCAGATTACCGAGATCTTTGATGAAATCGGTCATGGCGAGGGCGACTTGTCCCGCGATATCCCCTTGGTCACTTATGATGAAATTCGTGATCTGGGCGTGGGATATAATCATTTTATGGAAAAGCTGCGCGAGATTATCGGCCGCGTGCGCGAACAGGGGGTCGAGATTGCCGTTGGCTCCGCTTCAGTGGGCAAGCAGGTGAAAGAAACCACCGCGGTGTCATTACGCCAGGGCGAGTTGGCCGATGCCATCTACGCCAGCAGTCAGGAAAGTACCGGAGCCACCAGTGAGATTGCCGACAATGCCCAGAGTATTCAGGCGGCGACCTCGCAGCAGCTTGATCAGGCACGCAATTCCCTGAGCCGGTTGCAGGAGGCTGGCGAACACATTGGCGTGGTGGATGAAAAACTGGTCGATTTTGTCGCCACGGTTCAGGGACTGGATGAAAAATCCAAGGGCATTGAAGAGGTGGTTGCCCTGATTCAGAGCATTTCCAATCAAACCGGATTGCTGGCATTGAATGCCGCCGTTGAAGCGGCCAGAGCCGGTGAGGCGGGGCGTGGTTTTGCCGTGGTTGCCGAAGAGGTCAAGAATTTGTCGAACCAGGTCAGCGATGCAACCAACAACATCGCGACAACTCTGCATGACATGATTGTCGGCGTGCGCTCGACCCAGGAGGGGACGGACGTGATCTCTGAGCACATCAATTCCACCAAAAAAGTGGTTGATGAATCCTGCGTCATGTTTACCGACATGGTCAATGACTTTGAAGAAACCCACGATAGTTTGCATCGCATCAGTGCTTCAGTTGAAGAGCTTTCCGCGGCATCCAACATGGTGCATGAAAATATCAGCCAGGTGAAGCAGCTCAGCGGTGGGGTGGTGACGGCCATGAAGCAGGCCAGTGATTTTTCCGAGCAACTTAACGGCACCACCCAGACCATGCAGGAGATGGTCTCGCATTTTGTCATCGGTCGCGGATCTTTCGAGCAGATTCTGCACACGGCACGGCGCTATCGCGATCTGTTGCAACAGCGGATCGACGCCATGGCCCGCCAGGGCGTGCATGTGTTTGACGGCAGCTATCAGGAGATTCCCGGAACCGACCCGGTTAAGTATTCTACGGCCTATGATCAGAAGTTTGAAACCGCCTGCCAGCCGATTTACGATGAGGTGGTGCAGCAGGTGAATGGCGGGTTGTTCTGCCTGTGTGTTGATCGCAATGGCTATGCGCCGACCCACAACAGCTTCTATTCGCGACCACTAACCGGTGATCACGAAACCGATCTGGCGCAGAGTCGCGACAAGCGCATTTTCAATGACCCGGTTGGATTGGCGGCCGCACGCAATACCGGCACCTTTTTGCTGCAGACCTATTGCCGCGATACCGGGGAGCTGGCCAGTGATTTGTCGTTGCCGATTCAGATCAATGGACAGCATTGGGGGGCGATTCGGGTTGGTTTGAATCCGCAGGGGTTGTTGAATCATTAA
- a CDS encoding RluA family pseudouridine synthase, which produces MPQFTVDANEVPLTPLAFLQRHISAASKSYLRQLLKKGKVNGPRGVVAEHDQLQQGDVLTLPDSGRLAELLAAAAQPAAQQHVFILYESREILIVDKPAGLAVHSSEGHQDHNLAGLVDELIRSRGDAYQVAPIHRLDLETSGPVLFGKGKKACSELGKLFMCHEVEKSYLALVSGKTPGRGMVHSEVPSKGKAKEAQTAFQALDRNEQASLLKVTLYTGRQHQIRRQLADLGHPLFGDRRYGGQQPEGLPRLFLHCCQLAFVDPFSGAPVEISSPLPADLSQFLDTVGLCYPAK; this is translated from the coding sequence ATGCCCCAATTTACCGTCGACGCCAATGAAGTTCCTCTGACGCCGTTAGCTTTTTTACAACGCCATATTTCCGCGGCCTCAAAAAGTTACCTGCGCCAATTGCTTAAAAAAGGCAAGGTCAACGGGCCGCGCGGGGTCGTGGCTGAGCACGATCAACTGCAACAGGGTGATGTGTTGACGTTACCGGACAGCGGACGACTGGCGGAACTGTTGGCGGCAGCTGCGCAACCAGCGGCGCAGCAGCACGTGTTTATCCTTTACGAAAGTCGCGAGATCCTCATCGTCGATAAACCGGCCGGTCTGGCGGTTCACAGCAGTGAGGGTCATCAGGACCACAATCTTGCTGGACTCGTTGACGAACTGATTCGCTCACGAGGCGATGCCTATCAGGTTGCACCGATCCATCGTCTCGATCTGGAAACCTCCGGACCGGTTCTGTTTGGTAAAGGTAAGAAGGCCTGTAGCGAGCTGGGGAAACTCTTCATGTGTCACGAGGTGGAGAAAAGTTATCTGGCTCTGGTCTCTGGTAAAACGCCCGGTCGTGGCATGGTGCATTCCGAGGTGCCCAGCAAAGGGAAAGCAAAAGAGGCGCAGACTGCATTTCAGGCACTGGATCGCAACGAACAGGCGTCGTTGTTAAAAGTGACTTTGTACACCGGCCGTCAGCACCAGATTCGCCGGCAGCTGGCTGATCTCGGTCACCCACTGTTTGGCGATCGGCGCTATGGGGGCCAACAGCCCGAGGGGCTGCCACGATTATTTCTCCATTGCTGTCAGCTGGCGTTTGTTGATCCTTTCAGTGGCGCTCCGGTTGAGATCAGCAGCCCATTGCCTGCTGATTTGTCGCAGTTCCTTGACACGGTAGGTTTGTGTTACCCGGCAAAGTAA
- a CDS encoding DUF2905 domain-containing protein, with product MQKTLIVVGVVLIIVGLGWPWLSKIPLGRLPGDIMIDKPGMKVYFPITTMILVSLVLSLIVRFFNK from the coding sequence GTGCAAAAAACACTGATTGTTGTTGGCGTGGTTTTGATTATCGTTGGCTTGGGCTGGCCCTGGCTGAGTAAAATTCCCCTGGGCCGGTTGCCGGGTGATATCATGATCGACAAACCCGGCATGAAGGTTTACTTTCCAATCACCACGATGATTCTGGTCAGCCTGGTGCTGTCACTCATTGTCCGTTTTTTTAATAAATAA
- the pabB gene encoding aminodeoxychorismate synthase component I: protein MFSDVTESQQPTICFKNGTSGQWLSFSDVCHVVRCDTAENVIDCLREVEAWVARGYVAAGFVAYEGAAAFHADKALRQSSVPLVWFALCHHMVTTDGPDVVTDWPSLLWQSDTSVAVYRTRLAHIRQAIARGETYQVNYTYGLSAQVDCDFDAWSFFGYLNHRHQGDYAAYLDIGSHVLCSASPELFFAVNDRRITTRPMKGTAPRGADDAEDRRRAADLFQSEKNRAENLMIVDMLRNDLGQLAEVGSVTVNDLYRLEGYPTLWQLTSTVEAQLPTECGLVEQFKALFPCASITGAPKKKTMQWIDQLETGPRGVYTGAIGFITPEGRSQFNVAIRTAVYDRRDRQLHYGVGGGIVWDSDPADEWRETRIKAGILPGIGDFSLLETLLWRPDQGYRNLDYHLQRLEKSAALFGIDIERYSLRHQLVAAAARHRPRWWRVRCLVDFLGRMTCQFIPYQRQTQTTALRLELATSAISSDDPWLQHKTDQRQRYEALFEQAQGADDVLMYNERGEITETTTANVVVSHQGRWVTPPLSCGLLPGTMRRRLLDEGRIVEQVLTVDDVRDSEIYLINSLRGWRWARLAKSADRGEPPCKKH from the coding sequence ATGTTTTCAGATGTAACAGAATCGCAACAACCGACGATTTGTTTCAAAAATGGCACTTCCGGCCAGTGGTTGAGCTTCAGCGATGTCTGTCATGTGGTCCGCTGTGACACTGCGGAAAACGTCATCGACTGTTTGCGTGAGGTGGAGGCCTGGGTTGCCCGGGGTTATGTGGCTGCCGGTTTTGTCGCCTATGAAGGCGCCGCGGCGTTTCATGCCGATAAAGCGCTGCGCCAATCGTCAGTCCCTTTGGTGTGGTTTGCCCTCTGTCACCACATGGTGACGACGGATGGTCCTGATGTGGTGACAGATTGGCCCTCGTTGCTCTGGCAATCGGATACCTCCGTGGCGGTTTATCGCACCCGGCTGGCACATATCCGCCAGGCGATTGCCCGTGGCGAAACTTATCAGGTCAATTATACCTATGGTCTCAGTGCTCAGGTTGATTGCGATTTTGATGCCTGGTCTTTTTTCGGCTATCTGAATCACCGCCATCAAGGCGACTATGCCGCCTATCTGGATATCGGCTCCCATGTGTTGTGCTCTGCCTCACCGGAACTTTTTTTTGCCGTTAACGACCGGCGCATCACAACGCGGCCCATGAAGGGGACGGCGCCACGGGGTGCCGACGACGCGGAGGATCGCCGACGCGCCGCAGACTTGTTCCAGAGCGAAAAAAATCGCGCCGAAAACCTGATGATCGTCGATATGTTGCGCAACGACCTTGGCCAACTTGCCGAGGTGGGCAGCGTGACGGTGAATGATCTGTATCGTCTCGAAGGTTATCCCACGCTCTGGCAGCTGACCAGTACGGTGGAAGCGCAGTTGCCGACAGAATGTGGTCTGGTCGAGCAATTTAAAGCGTTGTTTCCCTGCGCCTCCATCACCGGAGCGCCCAAGAAAAAAACCATGCAATGGATCGATCAACTGGAAACCGGCCCGCGCGGAGTCTACACCGGAGCCATCGGCTTCATCACCCCCGAGGGCCGCAGCCAGTTTAATGTGGCGATCCGTACCGCAGTGTATGATCGCCGTGATCGGCAACTGCATTACGGGGTCGGTGGCGGTATTGTCTGGGATTCCGATCCCGCCGACGAGTGGCGGGAAACGCGGATTAAGGCCGGCATTTTACCGGGGATTGGCGATTTTTCGCTGCTGGAGACCCTGTTGTGGCGTCCGGATCAGGGCTATCGCAATCTGGACTATCACCTGCAGCGTCTCGAAAAGAGTGCCGCGCTGTTCGGCATAGACATCGAGCGCTATTCACTTCGCCACCAGCTGGTGGCCGCTGCCGCCAGGCACAGGCCGCGCTGGTGGCGGGTGCGTTGTCTGGTGGATTTTCTCGGCCGCATGACCTGTCAGTTTATCCCCTATCAGCGCCAGACGCAGACTACGGCGCTGCGCCTGGAGTTGGCCACCTCGGCGATCAGCAGTGACGATCCGTGGCTGCAGCATAAAACCGATCAGCGGCAGCGTTACGAGGCCTTGTTCGAACAAGCGCAGGGGGCTGATGACGTTTTGATGTACAATGAACGTGGTGAGATCACGGAAACGACCACAGCCAATGTGGTGGTGTCTCACCAGGGACGCTGGGTGACGCCGCCGCTGTCCTGTGGCCTGTTGCCGGGAACCATGCGCCGGCGGCTGCTCGATGAAGGACGCATCGTTGAACAGGTCCTCACCGTTGATGATGTGCGTGACAGCGAGATCTATCTGATCAATTCCTTGCGGGGCTGGCGCTGGGCACGATTAGCCAAATCCGCTGATAGGGGAGAACCACCGTGCAAAAAACACTGA
- a CDS encoding tetratricopeptide repeat protein, whose product MIEDYAQLIQKGIAALKHNSPVEALMQFEQADSQHSTPLSRSYLAYCLSKVKGQHQRAISLCQSALRDEPHNSAHYLNLGRIYLNADRKGQAMQVFRRGIKMGPNPELLEELKKFDRRQPPVFSALPRTHFLNKFSGKFLSFIGFR is encoded by the coding sequence ATGATCGAAGACTACGCACAACTGATTCAAAAAGGGATCGCCGCCCTGAAACACAACAGCCCGGTTGAAGCTCTGATGCAATTTGAACAGGCCGACTCCCAACACAGCACCCCGTTATCGCGCTCATATCTGGCGTATTGCCTGTCAAAAGTCAAGGGCCAGCATCAACGAGCGATCTCTTTATGTCAAAGTGCCCTGCGCGATGAACCGCACAACAGCGCCCACTACCTGAACCTGGGACGCATCTATCTGAACGCCGATCGTAAAGGCCAGGCCATGCAGGTCTTTCGTCGCGGCATCAAAATGGGGCCGAATCCGGAGCTGCTTGAGGAACTGAAAAAATTTGACCGCCGCCAGCCGCCGGTCTTCAGCGCGTTGCCGAGGACCCATTTTTTGAATAAATTTTCCGGAAAGTTTCTCTCGTTCATCGGATTTCGTTAA
- a CDS encoding methyl-accepting chemotaxis protein: protein MSIQIKLLGSFFMMAILCALIGGLGIYGINATNHSLNDVSDLRLPSVRNIGVMLEKLNAIKAEERTLAIPDLSVEQRRDAIESLRQLDRELDEAVQIYTNLEKTDPEIKAWQDVESSLKQWRLRQTEMLQLFEKVNLDHIGALGRDLNQMFMDHFEWVSALGAAIEHEQRFTGQKDPKQCNFGKWLITFETNSPELRKALKEIIPSHDELHDVGAEIDGYIAEGDILEASETYTHIVMPILSVIKDEFLDASNIAKEQSDLLNRATEIALGVERDALLKVHHSLDNLNTLNNQLTDATRQQALSSASRSKTISITAIAIGVIMSLGFGFITSQRLAKPLKDAVVMIEELRHGHLDKRLNVRAMDEVGKMAQAMNTFSDNLKEEVIAAMEQLAHGDLTFSISPYDGNDQLRTTLKQVGADLTDLITQIQQVANQIGNGAMQIASSSQSLSEGATHQAASLQEITSSMSQMASQTRNNADSATTASDLSKAAHQAANDGMNQMTAMNQAMDDINESGKNIANIIKVIDEIAFQTNLLALNAAVEAARAGQHGKGFAVVAEEVRNLAARSAKAAQETSSLIENSVSKARHGQDVAEKTSEALTEIVTRIEKVTDLVGEIALASQEQASGIDQINQGLSQIDRVTQQNTASSEESASASDELSGQANTLRQLLSRFQINPGSTRQISANPAPMIGYSEDEEDDMFEL from the coding sequence ATGTCCATCCAGATTAAACTTCTCGGTTCGTTCTTTATGATGGCCATTCTCTGTGCCCTCATTGGCGGGCTGGGCATTTACGGAATCAACGCAACCAACCACTCCCTCAATGATGTCAGCGATCTGCGTCTGCCCAGTGTCCGCAACATCGGCGTGATGCTGGAAAAACTCAATGCCATTAAAGCTGAAGAACGCACTCTGGCCATTCCGGACCTGTCCGTTGAACAGCGCCGTGATGCCATTGAATCCCTGCGCCAGCTGGATCGCGAACTTGATGAGGCCGTGCAGATCTATACCAATCTGGAAAAAACCGATCCAGAGATCAAGGCGTGGCAAGACGTTGAAAGCAGCCTGAAGCAGTGGCGTCTGCGCCAGACGGAAATGTTGCAGCTGTTTGAAAAAGTCAATCTGGATCACATCGGGGCCTTGGGCCGCGACCTCAATCAGATGTTCATGGACCACTTTGAGTGGGTCAGTGCTCTCGGAGCTGCCATTGAGCATGAACAACGCTTTACCGGCCAGAAAGATCCGAAACAATGTAATTTCGGCAAATGGTTGATCACCTTTGAAACCAACAGCCCGGAGCTGCGCAAAGCCCTTAAAGAGATCATCCCCTCTCACGATGAATTGCATGATGTCGGTGCTGAAATTGACGGCTATATCGCAGAAGGCGATATCCTCGAAGCCTCGGAAACCTATACCCATATCGTCATGCCGATTCTGTCGGTGATCAAAGACGAGTTTCTTGATGCCAGTAACATCGCCAAAGAGCAATCCGATCTGCTCAACCGGGCCACGGAAATTGCTCTGGGGGTTGAACGGGATGCGTTACTGAAAGTCCATCACAGCTTGGATAATCTCAACACACTGAACAATCAATTGACCGATGCCACACGCCAACAGGCTTTGAGCAGCGCCAGTCGCAGTAAAACCATCTCCATCACGGCGATTGCCATTGGTGTGATCATGTCACTGGGCTTTGGTTTTATCACCTCACAGCGTCTGGCCAAGCCACTTAAAGATGCCGTAGTCATGATCGAGGAATTGCGGCACGGCCATCTCGACAAACGACTCAATGTTCGTGCGATGGACGAAGTGGGCAAAATGGCTCAGGCCATGAACACCTTCTCCGACAATCTGAAGGAAGAAGTCATTGCGGCCATGGAACAACTGGCTCACGGCGACCTGACTTTTTCGATCTCCCCTTATGACGGCAATGACCAGCTCCGCACGACGTTGAAACAAGTCGGTGCCGACTTGACCGACCTGATCACTCAGATCCAACAGGTTGCCAATCAGATCGGCAACGGTGCCATGCAGATCGCCAGTTCCAGCCAGTCTTTGTCCGAAGGAGCGACCCACCAGGCTGCGTCTTTGCAGGAGATCACCAGCTCCATGTCGCAAATGGCATCGCAGACCCGTAACAATGCCGACAGCGCGACCACGGCCAGCGATCTGTCCAAAGCGGCACATCAGGCGGCTAATGACGGCATGAACCAGATGACGGCCATGAATCAGGCCATGGACGACATCAATGAGTCCGGCAAAAATATCGCCAATATCATCAAGGTCATTGACGAGATTGCCTTCCAGACCAACCTGCTGGCCCTGAACGCCGCCGTTGAAGCGGCACGTGCCGGTCAACACGGCAAGGGATTTGCCGTCGTTGCCGAAGAGGTGCGCAACCTGGCAGCACGCAGTGCCAAAGCCGCTCAGGAAACCTCCAGCCTGATTGAAAACTCGGTCAGCAAAGCCCGGCACGGTCAAGATGTGGCGGAAAAAACCTCTGAAGCCCTGACGGAGATCGTCACCCGCATCGAAAAGGTCACCGACCTGGTCGGCGAAATCGCCCTTGCGTCCCAGGAGCAGGCCTCCGGAATCGACCAGATCAACCAGGGCCTCAGCCAGATCGACCGAGTGACTCAGCAGAATACCGCCAGTTCAGAAGAGAGCGCCTCAGCCTCGGACGAGCTGTCCGGCCAGGCCAACACCTTGCGCCAACTGCTCAGCCGCTTCCAGATCAATCCGGGCAGCACCCGGCAGATCAGTGCCAATCCGGCACCCATGATCGGCTATAGCGAAGACGAGGAAGACGACATGTTCGAACTTTGA
- a CDS encoding MATE family efflux transporter, producing the protein MLFAPRRFRLFNAELLTLTRLSVPLILAQLAQSSMGFVDTMMAGRVSPDDLAAVAIGSSIWFPVLLFLLGILSALTPMVSQAHGAKHHTDIDRLIPQGIYLGFLLGLGGALLLRHVEPVLGLFQVDASLTPLVTRYLAGVSWGFPGIGVCFALRYCSEGLSLTRPGMIVSFFGLGINIVADYLLVFGAFGLPALGGVGCGPATALTMWSMCFGMVVIFWRHGELRRYNVMAWKKPFQRDIQKHLLTLGLPIGSGLFIECSVFAMIAILLARFGAQSVAAHQIALNFASMLFMIPLSIATAISVRIGFTVGRQRAAHTRRAARVGVVATLCLALISATIIALFPQSCVAIYTSDAQLRDAAAALLIYAAIFQIPDAAQVSCAGALRGFKDTRIPMLLQILSYWGIALPIGSYLGLTLNWGARGFWIGLICGLSSAAVLLLWRLRVMLRRTSAIQQSRVE; encoded by the coding sequence ATGCTGTTTGCCCCGCGGCGCTTTCGCCTGTTCAACGCTGAACTGCTCACCCTGACCCGGTTAAGCGTGCCCCTGATTCTGGCACAACTGGCTCAATCAAGCATGGGCTTTGTCGACACCATGATGGCCGGACGTGTCAGCCCGGACGATCTGGCTGCCGTGGCCATCGGTTCGAGCATCTGGTTTCCGGTGCTGCTGTTTCTGCTCGGCATTCTCAGTGCCCTGACCCCCATGGTGTCTCAAGCTCACGGAGCCAAACACCACACGGATATTGACCGCCTCATTCCTCAAGGCATCTACCTCGGTTTTCTGCTCGGCCTAGGTGGCGCCTTGCTGCTGCGCCATGTGGAACCGGTGCTCGGCCTGTTCCAGGTCGATGCCTCCCTGACACCGCTGGTCACCCGCTACCTGGCCGGGGTATCCTGGGGATTTCCCGGCATCGGCGTTTGTTTCGCCTTGCGCTATTGCAGTGAAGGCCTGTCCCTGACCCGACCGGGTATGATTGTCAGTTTTTTCGGCCTCGGTATCAACATCGTCGCCGACTATCTGCTGGTTTTCGGTGCCTTTGGCCTGCCCGCCCTCGGCGGTGTCGGTTGCGGACCGGCCACGGCGCTGACCATGTGGAGCATGTGTTTCGGTATGGTGGTCATCTTCTGGCGCCATGGCGAATTGCGTCGCTACAATGTCATGGCGTGGAAAAAGCCCTTCCAACGCGACATCCAGAAACACCTGCTGACTCTGGGATTACCCATCGGCAGTGGTCTGTTTATCGAGTGCAGCGTCTTTGCCATGATTGCCATCCTGCTGGCGCGCTTTGGTGCACAAAGCGTTGCCGCCCATCAGATTGCGCTCAATTTCGCGTCAATGCTGTTTATGATTCCGTTGAGCATCGCCACAGCCATTTCCGTGCGCATCGGCTTCACCGTTGGCCGACAGCGAGCGGCGCACACCCGGCGTGCGGCACGGGTCGGCGTAGTGGCCACCTTGTGCCTGGCCCTGATCAGCGCAACCATCATTGCCCTGTTTCCGCAAAGCTGTGTGGCTATTTATACCAGTGACGCACAGTTGCGCGATGCCGCGGCCGCGCTGCTGATCTATGCCGCGATTTTCCAGATTCCCGATGCCGCTCAGGTCAGCTGTGCCGGGGCGCTACGCGGTTTTAAAGACACGCGCATACCGATGCTGCTGCAGATTCTCTCTTACTGGGGTATTGCCCTGCCCATCGGCAGCTACCTCGGCTTAACCCTGAATTGGGGCGCACGGGGATTCTGGATTGGCCTGATCTGCGGTTTGAGCAGTGCGGCGGTGTTGCTGCTGTGGCGGTTGCGGGTGATGTTGCGACGCACCTCTGCGATTCAGCAAAGCCGAGTGGAGTAG
- a CDS encoding TetR/AcrR family transcriptional regulator — MKCKKDQIIEAAVDLFSEQGFAETSTAEIASRSNVAQGTLFYHFKSKEGILLEVMRQLLEETTANYHTIDQSCNTGIQCIETLLRNDLAIVKKHNKEVKTLIRDMSRKVHESGDPCYDLIHDFVSYKISLLCKFLRQGIEDGSIRDVPVEETAWFLDAAFYGIMHIRLLKNFPLPPLDDNAIQLCLAALSPLSTAQTS, encoded by the coding sequence ATGAAATGCAAAAAAGATCAAATTATTGAAGCTGCGGTCGATCTCTTTTCAGAGCAGGGCTTTGCCGAGACTTCGACGGCGGAGATTGCCTCCCGCTCTAATGTCGCCCAAGGCACGTTATTCTATCATTTCAAAAGCAAGGAGGGCATCCTCCTCGAAGTGATGCGCCAGTTGCTCGAGGAAACCACAGCGAATTACCACACCATTGATCAAAGCTGTAACACCGGCATCCAATGTATCGAAACGTTACTGCGGAACGATCTGGCCATCGTCAAAAAACACAACAAAGAGGTCAAAACCCTGATCCGCGACATGTCGAGAAAAGTGCATGAGTCTGGCGACCCCTGTTACGATCTGATTCATGATTTTGTCAGTTACAAAATCAGCCTGTTATGCAAATTTCTCCGTCAGGGCATAGAAGATGGCAGCATTCGTGACGTTCCTGTCGAAGAGACTGCCTGGTTTCTCGATGCCGCTTTCTACGGCATTATGCACATTCGCCTGCTAAAGAATTTCCCTCTTCCGCCACTGGATGACAATGCGATACAGCTCTGTCTGGCCGCACTTTCGCCCCTTTCAACGGCTCAAACATCATGA